From one Saprospiraceae bacterium genomic stretch:
- a CDS encoding toxin-antitoxin system HicB family antitoxin encodes MIPKSFKEAVEDYIELCLSLKKSPYKSFKGTFNVRIKPELHSKAFAKAILAGMTLNQFVEDAIEKQL; translated from the coding sequence TTGATACCAAAATCATTTAAGGAAGCCGTCGAGGATTATATCGAATTATGTCTTTCTTTAAAAAAGTCGCCTTACAAATCATTTAAAGGGACATTTAATGTAAGGATTAAACCGGAGTTGCATTCAAAAGCTTTCGCCAAAGCTATTCTCGCAGGAATGACTTTAAATCAATTTGTAGAGGATGCTATTGAAAAACAATTGTAA
- a CDS encoding response regulator transcription factor, with the protein MIRTILIDDEKDSLSALSHVLTEMCPEVSVVDSCQIPALGIESILKHKPDLVFLDVEMPKINGFELLEEVKHQAPAIIFTTAYSHYAIRAIKYSAIDYLVKPVDPVELIEAIARYKIQKTRASGAEQIQFLLDKLSEKENTLKKLAIPNMEGFKLVDIEEIMYCAADDNYTDIHLKNKTKITASRTLKDIQNLLSDYQFFFRIHHSYLINLREVNQYIRGEGGYVIMNDGAQLNVSRSKKETLIRYLIP; encoded by the coding sequence ATGATACGGACTATACTTATCGATGACGAGAAAGACAGTTTATCAGCATTGAGTCATGTGTTGACCGAAATGTGTCCGGAGGTGTCAGTGGTCGATAGTTGCCAAATTCCTGCACTCGGTATAGAATCCATTCTTAAGCATAAGCCTGATCTGGTATTTCTCGATGTTGAAATGCCCAAGATCAATGGATTCGAATTATTGGAAGAAGTCAAACACCAGGCGCCGGCTATCATTTTCACCACGGCTTATTCGCATTACGCAATTAGAGCCATTAAATACAGCGCCATTGATTATCTCGTCAAGCCTGTAGATCCCGTGGAGTTGATAGAAGCCATAGCCCGATACAAAATTCAGAAAACAAGGGCAAGTGGAGCAGAACAAATCCAGTTTTTATTGGACAAGCTTTCTGAAAAAGAAAATACGCTCAAAAAATTAGCCATACCCAATATGGAAGGCTTCAAACTGGTGGATATAGAAGAAATCATGTATTGTGCTGCGGATGATAATTATACCGATATTCATCTTAAAAATAAAACTAAGATCACAGCGAGCCGGACGCTTAAAGATATTCAAAACTTATTATCGGATTATCAATTTTTCTTTCGAATACACCATTCCTATTTAATCAACCTTCGGGAAGTAAATCAATACATTCGCGGTGAAGGTGGTTACGTAATCATGAATGATGGTGCACAACTTAATGTATCTCGTAGTAAAAAGGAGACATTGATAAGATATCTGATTCCGTAG
- a CDS encoding PQQ-binding-like beta-propeller repeat protein: MDLSRHSIHWMAIKWEFKLQSPPWSGLLSTAGGLVFGGSVEGNFYALDADTGQSKWPFQT, from the coding sequence ATGGATCTGTCAAGGCACTCGATCCATTGGATGGCTATCAAATGGGAATTTAAGTTGCAATCTCCACCCTGGTCTGGGCTTTTATCTACTGCAGGCGGACTTGTATTTGGAGGGTCTGTCGAAGGCAATTTTTATGCTTTGGATGCTGACACCGGGCAATCCAAATGGCCGTTTCAGACCTGA
- a CDS encoding RagB/SusD family nutrient uptake outer membrane protein has translation MEYKQSIIVLLASMVFFCTCSTLDETLQGELDESQIIVDSTNTAGLLLGVYNSLEEAFTSHFSIFPLQELCTDEAIAPTRATDWDDNGVWRVLHQQKWDSNNEKIRECFNTLNGISYAATDILRYKPKPQEVAATRFIRAWAMYLILDMYDQVPYRDPGESLIVPARVRTGMDALNYIMSELNDVRNILPPGPIYQANKFAADVLLMKCYLNKAVYESRSAPVFRINDMNKVIELADGILQSNTFTLSDNYFDNFSPENSASGKENIFTLLNNAGNTSNNYLFLSWLLVVHYNSFFGQGWTGANGWATLSDFYNKFEVSDKRRGVAYSSVGAPPNAGNRINVGFLIGQQYNLVDDEPLQDRFGAPLIFTPEVKNIELGANLEVTGIRPIKYFPDFPNYFSPDNDFVFFRLSDVLLMKAEAILRGGTGTLVGPYPGTALGLVNYLRTHPSRWASALTALTENILLDERGRELWWEGWRRQDMIRFGKFLLPFQEKEYLSDKKYLIYPIPDEQLAVNPNLIQNPGY, from the coding sequence ATGGAATACAAACAATCGATAATAGTCCTCTTAGCTTCGATGGTGTTTTTTTGTACTTGTTCTACATTGGATGAGACCCTTCAGGGCGAGCTTGACGAAAGCCAGATCATCGTCGATTCGACCAATACTGCCGGGTTATTGTTGGGAGTATATAATTCGCTGGAAGAGGCCTTCACAAGTCATTTTTCTATATTTCCTTTACAGGAGCTGTGTACAGATGAAGCTATAGCACCTACACGGGCTACGGACTGGGATGACAACGGTGTTTGGCGCGTGTTGCACCAACAAAAATGGGACTCGAATAATGAAAAAATCAGAGAATGTTTTAATACACTGAATGGCATCTCCTATGCCGCCACAGACATTTTACGATACAAGCCAAAACCTCAGGAGGTGGCAGCAACAAGGTTCATACGGGCATGGGCGATGTATCTGATATTGGATATGTATGACCAGGTACCTTATAGAGATCCTGGTGAAAGTCTCATCGTTCCAGCCAGAGTGAGAACCGGAATGGATGCTTTAAATTACATCATGAGCGAATTAAACGATGTCAGAAATATACTGCCGCCGGGACCTATATATCAAGCGAATAAATTTGCTGCTGATGTATTATTGATGAAATGTTATCTCAACAAAGCAGTATATGAGTCCAGGTCGGCACCTGTATTTAGGATTAACGATATGAATAAAGTGATTGAATTGGCTGATGGCATTCTACAGAGCAATACATTTACTTTGAGTGACAATTATTTCGATAATTTTTCTCCGGAAAACAGTGCTTCAGGCAAAGAGAATATATTCACATTATTGAACAATGCCGGCAATACTTCTAATAATTACTTATTCCTGTCGTGGTTGCTAGTTGTCCATTACAATTCTTTTTTTGGTCAGGGTTGGACAGGGGCTAATGGCTGGGCTACACTGTCTGATTTTTATAATAAGTTTGAAGTGTCAGACAAACGAAGAGGAGTAGCATACAGTTCGGTGGGTGCACCACCCAATGCGGGTAATCGTATAAATGTAGGGTTTTTGATTGGCCAACAATACAACCTGGTCGATGATGAACCATTGCAGGATAGATTTGGAGCTCCATTGATATTTACCCCGGAAGTCAAAAATATTGAATTGGGAGCTAATCTTGAAGTGACCGGTATCAGGCCAATCAAATATTTTCCTGATTTCCCTAATTATTTTAGTCCTGACAATGATTTTGTGTTTTTTCGATTGTCCGATGTATTGTTGATGAAAGCAGAAGCTATACTCAGAGGAGGTACAGGAACTTTAGTAGGTCCCTATCCCGGGACTGCCTTGGGTTTAGTGAATTATTTGCGCACTCATCCTTCCAGGTGGGCTTCTGCACTTACTGCCTTAACCGAAAATATATTATTGGATGAAAGGGGCAGGGAATTATGGTGGGAAGGCTGGCGCAGGCAGGATATGATCCGATTCGGAAAATTTCTGCTTCCTTTCCAGGAGAAAGAATATTTAAGTGATAAAAAATACCTCATATATCCCATACCCGATGAACAACTGGCAGTAAATCCCAATCTTATACAAAATCCCGGATATTAA
- a CDS encoding type II toxin-antitoxin system HicB family antitoxin — protein MTDILQYKDFIGSIHFSTPDEVFYGKLEGVSDLVTFEGSNVKELKKSFKEAVEDYIELCLSLKKSPYKSFKGTFNVRIKPELHSKAFAKAILAGMTLNQFVEDAIEKQL, from the coding sequence ATGACAGATATACTTCAATACAAAGATTTTATAGGGTCCATCCATTTTTCCACTCCGGATGAAGTATTCTATGGCAAATTGGAAGGAGTAAGCGATTTGGTCACTTTTGAAGGAAGCAATGTAAAGGAATTGAAAAAATCATTTAAGGAAGCCGTCGAGGATTATATCGAATTATGTCTTTCTTTAAAAAAGTCGCCTTACAAATCATTTAAAGGGACATTTAATGTAAGGATTAAACCGGAGTTGCATTCAAAAGCTTTCGCCAAAGCTATTCTCGCAGGAATGACTTTAAATCAATTTGTAGAGGATGCTATTGAAAAACAATTGTAG
- a CDS encoding choice-of-anchor I family protein yields MRKLITLITFLIFVSACSQYEVFAPGSEENSQLESRSGIPSFSSLSSIDLGPTGAAEISAFDPATNKLFVVNNTNNNNNNNRIDVLDLSNPSMPVLMASIAVAPFGGLVNSVAVSNGTIAAGIESMDKVSDGKVVIFNTADHTVIKEVTVGALPDMVTFSPDGHYILSANEGEPNLDYSIDPLGTVSIIEVANDYAVTTLNFDNFKNKRYLLEAKGMKIFGPNASFAQDIEPEYIAVSANSKTAWVTLQENNAVAQINIQSKTITDIFPLGFKNYQLAANTIDPSDQNGGALFANYPVKGMYEPDGIAVLDYNGNPLIFTANEGDAREYSTYEENLRYGSSNYKVDPNSLPQGAALKPNAILGRLNVSTALGDIDHDGDFDQIYTHGGRSFTIWNGRTGDRVFDSRNDLENRAVTLGVYPENRSDDKGTEPETVVIGKIGSTNLLFVGLERANAVAIYDISNPINPVFLQILRTGEGPEGIVFVPAAESPSGQNLLIVSCETEGVVNIFSAGL; encoded by the coding sequence ATGCGTAAATTAATTACACTTATTACTTTTTTAATTTTTGTCAGTGCTTGTTCTCAGTACGAAGTTTTTGCACCAGGCAGTGAAGAAAACAGTCAGCTAGAATCAAGGTCGGGTATACCGTCTTTTAGTTCGCTGAGTTCTATTGACTTAGGTCCTACAGGCGCTGCAGAAATCAGTGCTTTTGATCCCGCTACAAATAAATTGTTTGTAGTGAATAACACAAATAATAATAATAATAATAATAGGATCGATGTACTCGATCTATCCAACCCATCCATGCCAGTCCTTATGGCCAGTATCGCAGTGGCACCTTTTGGTGGCCTGGTCAATAGCGTAGCAGTAAGTAATGGGACAATAGCAGCGGGCATCGAGTCCATGGATAAAGTAAGTGATGGCAAAGTGGTGATATTCAATACTGCCGACCATACTGTCATCAAAGAAGTGACAGTAGGTGCTTTGCCTGATATGGTCACATTTTCTCCGGATGGCCATTACATCTTAAGTGCTAACGAAGGAGAGCCCAACTTAGACTATTCGATCGATCCTCTTGGCACAGTATCTATCATCGAAGTAGCCAACGATTATGCAGTCACCACACTTAATTTCGACAATTTTAAAAACAAACGATATTTGCTGGAGGCCAAGGGCATGAAAATATTTGGACCCAATGCTAGTTTCGCCCAGGACATAGAGCCTGAGTATATAGCCGTATCTGCCAATTCAAAAACAGCATGGGTCACCTTACAGGAAAATAACGCGGTAGCCCAAATCAATATTCAATCTAAGACCATAACGGACATCTTTCCATTAGGATTTAAAAACTATCAACTCGCTGCCAACACTATTGATCCAAGTGATCAGAATGGGGGAGCTCTTTTCGCAAATTATCCTGTGAAGGGGATGTATGAACCTGATGGAATTGCAGTATTGGATTATAACGGAAATCCACTGATATTCACAGCCAACGAAGGAGACGCCAGAGAATATTCTACTTATGAAGAAAATCTTCGGTATGGAAGTTCAAACTATAAAGTAGATCCAAATTCGCTGCCACAGGGAGCTGCACTCAAGCCCAATGCCATTTTAGGACGGTTGAATGTGAGCACTGCTCTGGGTGACATAGATCATGATGGTGATTTTGATCAGATCTATACTCATGGAGGAAGATCATTTACTATATGGAACGGACGCACTGGGGATCGCGTATTTGATAGTCGTAATGATCTTGAAAACAGGGCTGTAACCCTCGGCGTGTATCCTGAAAACAGGAGTGATGATAAAGGTACAGAACCAGAAACAGTAGTTATTGGAAAAATCGGTAGCACCAATTTATTGTTTGTTGGGTTGGAACGAGCCAATGCAGTAGCCATTTATGACATATCCAATCCCATCAATCCGGTTTTCTTGCAAATATTGCGTACTGGAGAAGGTCCGGAAGGCATTGTATTTGTTCCAGCTGCAGAAAGTCCCTCCGGCCAAAATCTACTTATAGTGAGTTGTGAGACAGAAGGCGTGGTTAATATCTTTTCTGCCGGACTATAA
- a CDS encoding bifunctional YncE family protein/alkaline phosphatase family protein, which translates to MSKYFCFIILAFLFSCQPTTSRVTVMEVPGKDVFCRIDQSGISVLPSGRYVTPAGSGIRITHDPFGMAVSPDGKKAVTLHNGVLTILDLLSMDHIRIPSYDKKISSPFSKGSFLGVAFAHDSKTVYLSGGDNGAVIKYDIEAQARLDSISLDGIVDGVDYEDSFTSDLILHGNELLILDRANFRLVRYDLEKKTITSSIPTGRQPFGLAVSPDGNMAFVANVGMYAYPLIEGITKENYDSMLISAHPYGDNTKESIEGTIIENRIIPGVGDPLSPEAMSVFTIDLATNKVVDKYKTGHQIGHMVEDAEVVGGASPNSIAVGTQYAYVTNATNDNISVIDFRNHKIVNHIPIQVDPRLDKLRGLLPFGITLSSDEQTLYVALLGFNAIAVIDVKTKVTKGLIPTGWGPTRVQLSKDETELYAISCRGYGAGPNGGDKFVSPPQGTYIGDIQLGSFHKIKMPDPATLSAYTQQTLANTFLSHEITDDKTNPLPPLPAVNRSPIKHIVYITKENRTYDEVLGQLLGGKGDSTLARFGVNCEYTLQDSLRPKFIGMKVSPNHHKIAQKFAFSDNFYCDSDASIHGHHWMMGVIPNEWVETNSSVSKTAKIFSSAPGRRFPGSTGSMDPEDYAEIGGLWEALERNKISFYNFGEANETAHVREQWMDTATGAAHGVMVPIQKALFARTSHNYAGYNTNIPDQFRMNQFESEFTKMWLDGQEEMPALITMQVPNDHTAGPRPEDGYPYQSSFVADNDLALGRILHFLSRTKYWKNMLVIITEDDPQGGVDHIDAHRSILMMAGPFVKQGYVSHTHANFGSILKVIYNILGIPYVNQYDASAALLQDFFTNTPDYSSYDLEMNDPRIFDVSKAMKKYHREIDWRKIQQGPDMDDADEIKKSLINEKILLPITNNPLW; encoded by the coding sequence ATGAGTAAATATTTTTGTTTTATCATTTTAGCTTTTTTGTTTTCATGCCAGCCTACTACTTCCCGGGTGACTGTGATGGAAGTACCAGGAAAAGATGTTTTTTGTCGCATTGACCAAAGTGGAATTTCAGTATTGCCCAGTGGCAGATATGTTACCCCCGCAGGCTCAGGCATTCGCATCACGCATGATCCTTTTGGCATGGCTGTTTCTCCTGATGGCAAGAAGGCAGTGACACTACACAATGGGGTGCTGACCATATTAGATCTGTTATCCATGGATCACATCAGAATACCCAGCTATGATAAAAAGATTAGCTCTCCCTTTTCAAAAGGATCATTTTTAGGTGTAGCATTTGCCCATGACTCTAAGACAGTCTATCTTAGTGGTGGAGATAACGGGGCTGTGATCAAATATGATATTGAAGCCCAGGCACGCCTCGATTCTATTTCATTGGACGGTATCGTCGACGGAGTGGACTATGAAGATAGTTTTACATCTGACCTGATATTGCATGGCAATGAATTGTTGATTTTGGATCGGGCCAATTTTAGGCTGGTCAGGTATGACCTCGAAAAAAAAACAATCACCTCCTCCATACCTACCGGTCGTCAGCCTTTTGGGCTTGCAGTGAGTCCCGATGGGAATATGGCTTTTGTAGCCAATGTAGGAATGTATGCATATCCACTCATAGAAGGCATTACTAAAGAAAACTATGATTCCATGTTGATCTCTGCACATCCATATGGAGACAATACCAAAGAATCTATAGAGGGAACTATCATCGAAAACAGAATAATACCCGGTGTGGGCGATCCATTATCGCCAGAAGCCATGAGTGTCTTTACGATAGATCTTGCTACCAATAAGGTCGTCGATAAATACAAAACAGGTCACCAAATAGGCCATATGGTCGAAGATGCTGAGGTCGTGGGAGGAGCCAGTCCTAACTCTATTGCCGTAGGTACTCAATATGCTTATGTGACCAATGCTACCAATGATAATATATCTGTCATAGACTTCAGGAATCATAAGATCGTAAACCACATTCCTATCCAGGTAGATCCTCGTTTAGATAAATTGAGGGGACTGCTGCCATTTGGTATCACACTCAGCAGCGATGAGCAGACATTGTATGTCGCTTTGTTGGGGTTCAATGCTATCGCAGTCATCGATGTAAAAACGAAAGTCACGAAAGGACTGATACCTACAGGTTGGGGTCCGACACGTGTACAGTTGTCTAAAGATGAAACTGAGCTCTATGCGATTTCTTGCAGAGGATATGGTGCCGGACCAAATGGAGGTGATAAGTTCGTGAGCCCACCTCAAGGCACTTATATTGGAGATATCCAACTGGGTAGTTTTCATAAAATTAAGATGCCTGATCCGGCAACATTAAGCGCCTATACTCAACAAACATTGGCCAATACATTTTTATCCCACGAAATCACCGATGATAAAACCAATCCACTACCACCCTTACCAGCAGTAAATAGGTCTCCAATCAAACACATCGTGTACATCACGAAAGAAAATAGAACCTATGATGAAGTGTTAGGTCAGCTACTAGGTGGTAAAGGAGATAGTACCCTGGCCAGGTTTGGTGTAAACTGTGAATACACGTTGCAGGATTCTTTAAGGCCAAAGTTTATAGGGATGAAGGTATCTCCTAATCATCATAAAATAGCTCAAAAATTTGCATTTAGCGATAACTTTTATTGTGATAGTGATGCCTCTATACACGGTCACCATTGGATGATGGGGGTGATCCCTAATGAATGGGTAGAGACTAACTCCAGTGTAAGCAAGACAGCTAAAATATTTTCATCTGCACCAGGCAGGAGATTTCCAGGTTCTACAGGAAGCATGGATCCCGAAGATTATGCTGAGATCGGTGGATTGTGGGAAGCCCTGGAGCGCAACAAAATTTCTTTTTACAATTTTGGCGAAGCCAATGAGACTGCACATGTTCGTGAACAATGGATGGATACTGCTACCGGGGCAGCGCATGGTGTGATGGTGCCTATTCAAAAAGCACTTTTTGCCCGTACCAGTCACAATTATGCCGGGTACAATACCAATATTCCGGATCAATTTAGGATGAATCAATTTGAATCTGAGTTTACCAAAATGTGGCTCGATGGTCAGGAGGAAATGCCAGCACTGATCACTATGCAGGTTCCCAATGATCATACGGCAGGACCACGGCCTGAAGATGGCTATCCATATCAAAGTTCGTTTGTGGCTGACAATGATCTGGCATTAGGCAGGATTCTGCATTTTCTATCGCGCACTAAATATTGGAAAAACATGCTGGTCATCATTACAGAAGATGATCCCCAGGGAGGCGTTGATCATATCGATGCGCATCGCAGCATTCTCATGATGGCAGGACCTTTTGTCAAACAGGGTTATGTTAGTCACACCCATGCCAATTTTGGGTCGATCTTAAAGGTGATCTACAATATATTGGGTATACCCTATGTCAATCAATATGATGCTTCTGCTGCTCTGTTGCAGGATTTTTTTACCAATACACCTGATTACTCTTCGTATGATTTAGAGATGAATGATCCGAGAATATTTGATGTAAGTAAGGCTATGAAAAAATATCATCGGGAAATAGATTGGCGAAAAATACAGCAAGGCCCGGACATGGATGATGCAGATGAAATCAAAAAGAGTTTGATAAATGAAAAAATTCTTCTTCCTATTACTAATAATCCTTTGTGGTAG
- a CDS encoding response regulator, whose amino-acid sequence MGKILVVDDEEDQEELIMQRFATKDYLQGYQFLFATDGLKGLAMVKIHPDIDLALLDINMPGMDGLTLLEEIKSINPLIQVIMLSAYGDMSNIRKAMNHGAFDFLNKPIDVHDLNATIKKTISEVERLKENAKIIHENLILNQKTTELEMHALRAQMNPHFIFNALSSINNFILKNEKSFASEYLIKFSKLIRLILENSKQPLISLGLELDALKLYTDIEKLRFEQQFDYELFVDPEVDTTSIKVPPLILQPFVENAIHHGLMPKQDKGSLQIFIRESGSQLKISIVDNGVGRSYSNAAKKSSDHKKRSMGISLSTDRLSLLSLKDEAGKIEILDLVQSNGVNGGTEVIITIPIYL is encoded by the coding sequence ATGGGAAAAATATTGGTTGTAGATGATGAAGAAGATCAGGAAGAACTCATTATGCAACGATTTGCGACCAAAGATTATTTACAGGGTTACCAATTTCTATTTGCCACCGATGGCCTAAAAGGTCTGGCAATGGTCAAAATACATCCTGACATTGATTTGGCTTTGTTGGATATCAATATGCCGGGCATGGATGGTTTGACTTTGTTGGAGGAAATCAAATCAATCAATCCTTTGATCCAGGTCATAATGCTGTCAGCTTATGGTGATATGTCGAACATAAGAAAGGCTATGAATCATGGTGCCTTTGACTTTCTTAATAAACCGATCGATGTACATGATTTGAATGCAACCATTAAGAAGACAATCAGCGAGGTTGAAAGATTGAAAGAGAATGCCAAAATCATTCATGAAAACCTGATATTAAATCAAAAAACGACTGAACTGGAGATGCATGCTTTGCGTGCTCAGATGAATCCCCATTTTATCTTCAATGCATTGAGTTCTATTAATAATTTTATCCTTAAAAATGAAAAATCCTTTGCATCAGAATATTTAATAAAGTTTTCTAAATTAATACGATTGATTCTGGAGAACTCCAAGCAACCATTAATCAGCCTTGGCCTCGAATTGGATGCTTTGAAGTTATACACCGATATTGAAAAACTGCGATTTGAGCAACAATTCGATTATGAACTATTCGTTGATCCTGAAGTAGATACCACTTCTATCAAAGTACCTCCACTTATTTTGCAACCCTTTGTAGAAAATGCCATTCATCATGGACTCATGCCGAAACAAGATAAAGGGTCATTGCAAATCTTTATCCGGGAATCCGGCAGTCAATTAAAGATCAGTATTGTCGATAATGGCGTAGGCCGGTCCTACTCAAATGCTGCTAAAAAATCATCAGACCATAAAAAAAGATCAATGGGTATCTCATTGTCTACTGATCGACTCTCTTTGCTTAGTCTCAAAGATGAAGCAGGCAAGATTGAGATTTTGGACCTTGTTCAATCCAATGGTGTCAACGGTGGCACCGAAGTCATTATCACCATTCCAATTTACCTATGA
- a CDS encoding MFS transporter: protein MNQKPDLSFKRILYMSFGFLGIQYGFGLQQANMSPIYRYLGAEESNIPGLWLAGPLTGLFLQPIIGALSDKSWSPRWGRRMPYILFGAIAGSIAMVMMPNAKTVFMAACLMWLLDAGLNSSMEPFRAFVGDMLNTKQRPVGYALQSFMIGFAQTISNLMPFILPLLGISLALYADVPNCIPLSVRYPFYIGAAAIILTVLWTMYTTKEYPPKDESYKQKVVYTPKEIKQIGIWGLALSIGFALMGSLFALRLGGVTSALLWGPGIFVFLYGLFRLPVFKEILASLADMPQVMKQIWWVKLFTWYGLPLMWQFLSLAAAKYAFNAASPEANPVGFEAGKNWGNLCFAMFSVSCFVISIFIPTIVKKLGSRRMTHAIFLTVGAIGFFILILSDSKWIYLTGMTLMGFAWGSIVAIPYLMIADAVSPARMGVYMGLINGFICVPQFIGMLTVPFFYKTFLGDDPRNALFLCGACLLLAAVACFGIKEDVAAYNEQVLVTNQ, encoded by the coding sequence ATGAATCAAAAGCCTGACCTATCTTTTAAGCGTATACTCTATATGAGTTTTGGTTTTCTGGGGATCCAATACGGATTTGGATTGCAGCAAGCCAATATGAGCCCGATCTACCGGTACCTGGGAGCTGAAGAAAGCAATATTCCGGGGTTGTGGCTGGCTGGACCTTTGACCGGATTGTTTCTCCAGCCTATAATTGGTGCCCTCTCTGACAAAAGTTGGTCACCAAGATGGGGTAGACGCATGCCTTATATTTTATTTGGAGCTATTGCGGGTAGTATCGCAATGGTGATGATGCCTAATGCCAAAACAGTCTTTATGGCGGCTTGTCTCATGTGGTTATTGGATGCCGGACTTAATAGTTCGATGGAGCCTTTTCGTGCATTTGTCGGAGATATGCTCAACACCAAGCAGCGCCCTGTAGGATATGCTTTGCAGTCCTTTATGATTGGATTTGCACAGACGATCTCTAATTTGATGCCTTTTATTTTACCCTTATTGGGCATATCTCTTGCACTTTATGCAGATGTGCCCAATTGCATCCCACTCTCGGTGAGATATCCTTTTTATATAGGGGCGGCGGCCATCATCCTTACCGTGCTGTGGACAATGTATACGACCAAAGAATATCCGCCCAAGGATGAATCGTATAAACAAAAAGTGGTCTACACTCCAAAAGAAATTAAACAGATAGGGATTTGGGGGCTTGCTTTGAGCATAGGATTTGCTTTGATGGGTTCATTATTTGCCTTGAGGTTGGGAGGAGTGACTAGTGCTTTGCTCTGGGGGCCCGGTATTTTTGTTTTCCTCTACGGGCTGTTCCGCTTACCGGTATTCAAAGAAATTCTTGCTTCCTTGGCTGATATGCCACAAGTGATGAAACAAATCTGGTGGGTCAAACTATTCACCTGGTACGGTCTGCCTTTGATGTGGCAATTTTTATCTCTTGCTGCTGCCAAATATGCTTTTAATGCAGCCAGCCCGGAGGCCAACCCGGTTGGATTTGAAGCCGGTAAAAACTGGGGCAATCTTTGTTTTGCGATGTTCAGTGTGTCCTGTTTTGTGATTTCTATTTTTATTCCGACGATTGTAAAAAAACTAGGAAGTCGACGCATGACCCATGCTATATTTCTTACTGTGGGAGCCATCGGTTTTTTTATTTTAATATTGAGTGATAGCAAATGGATCTATTTGACCGGTATGACCTTAATGGGTTTTGCCTGGGGTTCGATTGTAGCCATTCCTTATCTCATGATCGCTGATGCCGTCTCACCTGCGCGCATGGGCGTGTACATGGGATTGATCAATGGATTTATTTGTGTGCCTCAGTTTATCGGGATGTTGACTGTGCCTTTCTTTTACAAAACTTTTCTGGGGGATGATCCACGCAATGCCTTGTTTTTATGTGGTGCCTGCCTTCTGTTGGCGGCGGTAGCATGTTTTGGAATAAAAGAGGATGTGGCAGCTTATAATGAACAAGTGCTGGTCACCAATCAATAA
- a CDS encoding response regulator, translating to MSKILVVDDEEDQEDLIIQRFVNKDLFQDYEFIFARNGLEALQKIKKYPEIEILMIDINMPKMDGFTLMKKSKAINPILCFILISAYDDEANIKSGYEHGAFEFVNKPIDFLLLEDALRRIMLHVEDLRQSIKAKKGIE from the coding sequence ATGAGCAAAATACTGGTGGTAGATGACGAAGAAGATCAGGAAGATCTGATCATTCAACGTTTTGTAAACAAGGATTTATTTCAGGATTATGAATTTATTTTTGCTCGTAATGGATTAGAGGCATTACAAAAAATCAAGAAATACCCTGAAATTGAGATCTTGATGATAGATATTAATATGCCGAAGATGGATGGTTTTACCTTAATGAAAAAGTCAAAGGCAATCAACCCGATTTTGTGTTTCATTTTGATTTCTGCTTATGATGATGAGGCTAATATTAAGTCGGGTTATGAACATGGGGCTTTTGAATTTGTCAATAAACCTATTGATTTTTTATTATTAGAAGATGCGCTTAGAAGAATTATGCTGCATGTAGAAGATTTAAGACAATCAATCAAAGCTAAGAAGGGTATAGAATGA